A part of Saimiri boliviensis isolate mSaiBol1 chromosome 11, mSaiBol1.pri, whole genome shotgun sequence genomic DNA contains:
- the C1QB gene encoding complement C1q subcomponent subunit B — protein MMMKILWGSIPVLMSLLLLGLPDVSWAQGSCTGHPAIPGIPGIPGVPGSDGQPGTPGIKGQKGLPGLAGNHGEFGEKGDPGIPGNPGKVGPKGPIGPKGGPGAPGAPGPKGESGDYKATEKIAFSATRTINTPLRRDQTVRFDHVITNVNNNYEPRSGKFTCKVSGLYYFTYHASSRGNLCLNLMRGRERAQKVVTFCDYTYNTYQVTTGGLVLKLERGENVFLQATDKNSLVGLEGANSIFSGFLLFPDVEA, from the exons ATGATGATGAAGATCCTGTGGGGCAGCATCCCAGTACTGATGTCGCTCCTACTCCTGGGCCTGCCTGATGTCTCCTGGGCCCAGGGCAGCTGCACTGGGCACCCAGCCATCCCTGGCATCCCGGGTATCCCTGGGGTGCCTGGCTCTGACGGCCAACCTGGGACCCCAGGGATAAAAGGACAGAAAG GGCTTCCAGGGCTGGCTGGAAACCATGGTGAGTTTGGAGAGAAGGGAGACCCAGGGATTCCTGGGAATCCAGGAAAAGTCGGCCCCAAGGGCCCCATCGGCCCTAAAGGTGGCCCTGGGGCCCCTGGAGCCCCGGGCCCCAAAGGTGAATCGGGAGACTACAAGGCCACCGAGAAAATTGCCTTCTCTGCCACAAGAACCATCAACACCCCGCTGCGCCGGGACCAGACCGTCCGCTTCGACCACGTGATCACCAACGTGAACAACAACTATGAGCCCCGCAGCGGCAAGTTCACCTGCAAGGTGTCCGGCCTCTACTACTTCACTTACCACGCCAGCTCTCGAGGAAACCTGTGCTTGAACCTCATGCGTGGCCGGGAGCGTGCACAGAAGGTGGTCACCTTCTGCGACTACACCTACAACACCTACCAGGTCACCACCGGTGGCCTGGTCCTCAAGCTGGAGCGGGGGGAGAATGTCTTCCTGCAGGCCACCGACAAGAACTCGCTAGTGGGCTTAGAGGGTGCCAACAGCATCTTCTCCGGGTTCCTGCTCTTTCCAGATGTGGAGGCCTGA